One window from the genome of Natrialba magadii ATCC 43099 encodes:
- a CDS encoding succinylglutamate desuccinylase/aspartoacylase family protein, whose protein sequence is MTETEHTSETVTLARLPSGVALTTTVHTYRPAGADADTADDPSTDDAPTLYIQAAQHGREVNGTETLRRFHERLLQEPLSGTIIAVPVANPLTFDRVSYTAPEAFDSVNSNMNRVWPGDADGSLHQRMAATLWEYVTQADAIVDLHTGSPDMYPHVVYREGDDRARDLATAFGTDLLLSEEANDDASEEWHRRGFAGKLRVAAAEEGIPAITPELAHNKQIVESAVETGVDGLFNVCRTLELLPGDVIDHDQTIARNHLGKVTTPESGLFRPEQALELGEFISAGTTLGTVFDPATYEPLATATTERSGVLYALTQEATVVEGETLASVALVRESEN, encoded by the coding sequence ATGACCGAGACGGAGCATACGTCCGAGACGGTGACACTCGCACGGCTCCCGTCCGGCGTTGCGCTTACGACGACGGTTCACACCTATCGTCCTGCCGGCGCGGACGCCGACACGGCTGACGACCCCAGCACCGACGACGCACCGACGCTGTACATCCAGGCTGCCCAGCACGGCCGCGAGGTGAACGGTACCGAAACCCTGCGGCGCTTTCACGAGCGGCTCCTGCAGGAACCCCTGTCGGGGACCATCATCGCCGTCCCTGTCGCGAATCCACTCACCTTCGACCGCGTCTCTTACACCGCCCCAGAGGCCTTCGACAGCGTCAACAGCAATATGAATCGGGTCTGGCCGGGCGACGCTGATGGCAGCCTCCACCAGCGCATGGCCGCCACGCTCTGGGAGTACGTAACACAGGCCGATGCGATCGTCGACCTCCACACCGGCAGTCCCGACATGTACCCACACGTCGTCTACCGCGAGGGCGACGACCGTGCCCGCGACCTCGCCACCGCGTTCGGGACCGACTTACTCCTCTCAGAGGAGGCGAACGACGACGCCTCCGAGGAGTGGCACCGCCGCGGCTTCGCCGGTAAACTCCGCGTCGCCGCCGCCGAGGAAGGCATTCCGGCGATCACCCCCGAACTCGCGCACAACAAACAGATCGTCGAGAGTGCTGTCGAAACCGGTGTCGATGGCCTGTTCAACGTCTGTCGCACACTTGAACTCCTTCCAGGCGACGTCATCGACCACGACCAGACCATCGCCCGGAACCACCTTGGAAAGGTGACGACACCCGAATCCGGCCTCTTCCGTCCCGAGCAGGCACTCGAGTTAGGCGAGTTCATTTCGGCGGGGACGACCCTGGGGACGGTGTTCGATCCGGCGACCTACGAGCCGTTGGCGACGGCGACGACGGAGCGATCGGGAGTGTTGTACGCGCTTACACAGGAGGCGACTGTTGTGGAGGGAGAGACGCTTGCGAGTGTTGCGCTGGTTCGCGAGTCGGAGAACTGA
- a CDS encoding helix-turn-helix transcriptional regulator, whose protein sequence is MENQLTERREEAGLSQGDLAEAVDVTRQTINAIERERYDPSLELAFKLAAFFECHIEELFEPDFELDLTPVSELESNSG, encoded by the coding sequence ATGGAAAACCAACTCACCGAACGGCGGGAAGAAGCGGGACTGAGTCAGGGCGACCTCGCCGAGGCCGTCGACGTGACACGCCAGACGATCAACGCAATCGAGCGCGAACGCTACGATCCGTCGCTGGAACTCGCGTTCAAACTGGCCGCCTTCTTCGAGTGTCACATCGAGGAGCTCTTCGAGCCGGATTTTGAACTCGACCTCACTCCCGTTTCTGAACTCGAGTCCAACTCCGGATGA
- a CDS encoding peptidylprolyl isomerase — MGNVTATLHTNRGDIEVELYDERAPSTVDNFVGLATGGKTWEDPETGEEVDGEPLYDDVAFHRVIEGFMIQGGDPTETGRGGPGYQFDDEFHEELRHDDAGILSMANSGPNTNGSQFFITLDAQPHLDDRHSVFGKVTDGMDVVEEIGSVDTDRNDKPREEVVLESVSVDYE; from the coding sequence ATGGGCAACGTTACTGCAACCCTGCACACGAACCGGGGCGACATCGAGGTCGAACTCTACGACGAGCGCGCACCAAGCACCGTCGACAATTTCGTCGGGCTCGCGACCGGCGGCAAGACCTGGGAAGACCCTGAGACCGGCGAGGAAGTCGACGGCGAGCCGCTGTACGACGACGTTGCCTTCCACCGCGTCATCGAGGGCTTCATGATTCAGGGCGGTGACCCAACTGAAACCGGCCGCGGCGGCCCGGGCTACCAGTTCGACGACGAGTTCCACGAGGAACTGCGCCACGACGACGCCGGCATCCTGAGCATGGCGAACTCCGGCCCGAACACCAACGGCTCGCAGTTCTTCATCACGCTCGACGCCCAGCCACATCTCGACGACCGCCACTCCGTCTTCGGCAAGGTCACCGACGGCATGGACGTCGTCGAAGAGATCGGCAGCGTCGACACCGACCGCAACGACAAGCCGCGTGAAGAAGTCGTACTCGAGTCGGTTTCGGTCGACTACGAATAA
- a CDS encoding SDR family NAD(P)-dependent oxidoreductase, whose protein sequence is MRLADKTVVITGAAAGIGRATAERCAEEGAHVIVTDINDDGVAVAEAIEEAGGSAAFYKLDVTDAEQFHDVIDDIVAEHGLDVLVNNAGTGHPSGSLETIDESIRDFVVDVNINGVWNGCHAALPHLKEQGHGAIVNVGSLASLLGLPKQAAYSLTKGAVLNMTRAVAAEAGPYGIRANTVCPGFTETQLLDQYLATRDDPEAAREQMAEEYPLKRLATPEEIADAILFLASDEASFVTGHGLVVDGGFSA, encoded by the coding sequence ATGCGACTCGCTGACAAAACCGTGGTCATCACCGGTGCAGCGGCAGGGATCGGACGGGCAACCGCCGAACGGTGTGCCGAGGAGGGCGCACACGTCATCGTCACGGACATCAACGACGACGGCGTGGCCGTCGCCGAGGCCATCGAGGAGGCAGGCGGCTCCGCCGCGTTCTACAAACTCGACGTGACCGACGCCGAGCAGTTCCACGACGTAATCGACGACATCGTCGCCGAGCACGGACTCGACGTTCTCGTCAACAACGCCGGCACCGGCCACCCCAGTGGCAGTCTGGAAACCATCGACGAGTCGATCCGCGACTTCGTCGTCGACGTGAACATCAACGGTGTCTGGAACGGCTGTCACGCCGCGTTACCGCACCTGAAAGAGCAAGGCCACGGCGCAATCGTCAACGTCGGCTCGCTGGCGAGCCTCCTTGGACTCCCGAAACAGGCAGCCTACTCGCTGACGAAGGGGGCCGTCCTGAACATGACTCGTGCCGTCGCGGCCGAGGCTGGTCCCTACGGCATCCGCGCGAACACGGTCTGTCCGGGCTTTACTGAAACGCAGTTGCTCGACCAGTATCTGGCCACTCGAGACGACCCCGAGGCAGCGCGCGAGCAGATGGCCGAAGAGTACCCACTGAAACGCCTCGCCACGCCGGAGGAAATCGCCGATGCGATTCTCTTCCTCGCAAGCGACGAGGCCTCGTTCGTGACCGGCCATGGACTGGTCGTCGACGGTGGGTTCTCGGCATAG